In Malassezia japonica chromosome 2, complete sequence, one DNA window encodes the following:
- the SEC22 gene encoding SNAP receptor (BUSCO:EOG09264IG5; TransMembrane:1 (i207-225o); EggNog:ENOG503NUVF; COG:U) — translation MVRSTQIVRVFDALPLAQSVDDDQGGVDLTQYKQQAKTIFRKLTPQSETRCTIESGPMALHYLVQPPPGDPRSVVYLTITDRSYPRKLAFSYLDELAKEFDTSYGSQVQQRNLRPYAFVGFDTFMQRTKRLYADTRTAETATGSNLDRLNEDLHDVQKIMTKNMEDLLWRGDSLDQMSSMSSSLRDESLKYRRAARKINVDAMVRKYAPIGAIAVLFLFIVYIRFW, via the exons AtggtgcgctcgacgcagaTCGTGCGCGTGTTTGACGCGCTTCCTCTTGCGCAGAGCGTCGACGATGACCAGGGTGGCGTCGACTTGACGCAGTACAAGCAGCAGGCCAAGACCATTTTCCGGAAACTCACGCCGCAGTCGGaaacgcgctgcacgatcGAGAGCGGCCCGATGGCCCTGCA CTATCTCGTGCAGCCCCCACCTGGAGACCCTCGCTCGGTGGTGTACCTTACGATTACCGACCGCTCGTACCCCCGCAAGCTTGCGTTTAGCTACTTGGACGAGCTTGCGAAAGAGTTCGACACGAGCTACGGCTCGCAggtccagcagcgcaacCTGCGTCCGTATGCATTTGTGGGATTTG ACACCTTTATGCAGCGCACCAAACGCCTCTACGCCGATACCCGGACTGCCGAGACCGCGACGGGGTCCAATCTCGATCGCCTGAACGAGGACCTGCACGACGTGCAAAAAATCATGACCAAGAACATGGAGGATCTACTTTGGCGTGGCGATAGCCTGGACC AAATGTCGTCGatgtcgtcgtcgctgcgtgaCGAATCGCTCAAGTAccgccgtgctgcacgcAAGATTAATGTGGATGCTATGGTCCGCAAGTACGCGCC CATCGGCGCTATCGCGGTCCTCTTCCTGTTCATCGTGTACATTCGGTTTTGGTAG
- a CDS encoding uncharacterized protein (EggNog:ENOG503NXBE; COG:S): MDAPLQHPTDGIAPFARLVLDLRGVCFVIERETLMSLPESILLCLFPNGLVLADHNPDETGDSTLQDEHVYQVDEYFYGTDNVPGIYQGLGLSSNYMDFADPVQGGMNGFGHPFHLPLFHKQAVIVLREELEYFTIAPKSMAATAIARPPVGNEPPDASEEFTKLKDACGDVLLQRRQIFTALQRNINKENNIAEQHLIDMLCMSGFEQNDLWGYRAREPNRCGITSTALVLLKTGVTHPGELREGRSAHHPVPRKPIGVERAGVDIEAGLEPLDPNTPEEQLGEWVDDAQGGSLRVNQHQLNTTQKLLLFWRKPARKCWWDGIDLVVPMGNSAPSNPRAVRNPATLGTLSPQERTLLDQGKGLLVRVWVRRVWTLEVSLI, from the exons atggacgcgccgctgcagcatCCCACGGACGGCATTGCGCCGTTCGCACGTCTGGTTTTGGATCTGCGTGGTGTATGCTTTGTGATTGAGCGTGAGACGCTGATGAGCCTCCCTGAGTCGATCCTGCTATGTCTCTTCCCCAACGGTCTCGTGCTGGCCGACCATAACCCCGACGAGACGGGCGACAGCACGTTGCAGGACGAGCATGTGTACCAGGTGGAC GAATACTTTTACGGCACGGATAATGTGCCTGGTATTTACCAGGGCCTCGGCCTCAGCTCGAACTACATGGACTTTGCGGACCCGGTGCAAGGTGGCATGAATGGATTCGGGCATCCGTTCCATCTCCCTCTGTTTCACAAGCAGGCAGTGATTGTGCTGCGTGAGGAGCTCGAGTACTTTACCATTGCCCCCAAGTCTatggcggcgacggccatcgcgcggccgccggtcgGCAACGAGCCCCCGGATGCCTCGGAGGAGTTTACAAAATTGAAGGACGCTTGCGGCGACGTACTCTTGCAGCGCCGCCAGATCTTTACTGCTTTGCAGCGCAACATCAACAAGGAGAACAAcatcgccgagcagcactTGATTGACATGCTTTGCATGAGCGGATTCGAACAAAATGACCTGTGGGGCTaccgtgcgcgcgagccgaaCCGCTGCGGCATTACCAGCACCGCGCTGGTCCTACTGAAAACCGGTGTCACGCACCCCGGTGAGCTCCGCGAggggcgctcggcacacCACCCTGTCCCGCGCAAGCCCATCGGTGTGGAGCGTGCAGGTGTGGATATCGAGGCAGGCCTGGAGCCTTTGGATCCCAACACCCCCGAAGAGCAGCTGGGCGAATGGGTGGACGATGCGCAGGGTGGTTCGCTGCGTGTGAACCAACACCAGCTGAACACGACACAAAAGTTGCTCCTCTTTTGGCGCAAGCCGGCG CGCAAGTGCTGGTGGGACGGCATTGACCTCGTGGTGCCTATGGGAAATTCTGCCCCTTCCAACCCCCGTGCGGTGCGGAAccccgcgacgctcggtACGCTCTCTCCGCAGGAACGCACCTTGCTGGATCAAGGCAAGGGTCTCCTGGTACGCGTGTGGGTGCGTCGCGTCTGGACGCTGGAAGTCAGCTTG ATTTGA
- a CDS encoding uncharacterized protein (EggNog:ENOG503Q553; COG:J), protein MWQRAARVPGAMQRMLRLYSTEAPKAAEVAEKVDTTNLIPAVQPLKPTHGVHVATLQLKSYKQQTFDLDFFADFALRSAQALQIPTGGIAQLPIRTSLWTVPRGPFVHKKSQENFWRRTHRRSIKVFDATDATIDRWLHFLRMHEMPGVASKVSILRRYPLGVGKQLDAESATDDRSEQAVREMAEEIVRAHMK, encoded by the exons ATGTggcagcgagcggcgcgtgtgccgGGCGCGATGCAGCGGATGCTGCGCCTGTATAGTACGgaggcgcccaaggcggCTGAAGTGGCGGAAAAGGTGGATACCACCAACCTCATTCCGGCCGTGCAGCCGCTGAAGCCGACACATGGCGTGCACGTTGCGACACTCCAGCTGAAGTCGTACAAGCAGCAGACGTTCGATCTGGACTTCTTTGCTGActtcgcgctgcgcagtgcgcaggcgctccagaTCCCTACGGGCGGTATTGCTCAGCTCCCGATCCGCACGTCCTTGTGGACGGTGCCGCGGGGCCCGTTTGTGCATAAAAAGTCCCAGGAGAACTtctggcgcaggacgcaCCGCCGGAGCATCAAGGTGTTTGACGCTACGGATGCGACAATCGACCGCTGGCTGCATTTCTTGCGTATGCACGAAATGCCCGGCGTCGCTTCCAAGGTGTCGATTCTTCG CCGCTATCCCCTTGGCGtcggcaagcagctcgacgcggaaAGTGCGACCGACGACCGCAGTGAACAGGCCGTGCGTGAGATGGCCGAGGAAATCGTGCGCGCACATATGAAATAG
- a CDS encoding phospholipase A2 (COG:I; EggNog:ENOG503NU1G) yields MHPGRSVPSIRAASAAADPSSVLAREDGWNAPPHVVERLKEEGKEYARMFVALADLGNVPERQEWTKRELWGESGRIQSSTAVQRRTQQAEEQKKKAWTRMRRSPLTRLAPRGSGRSRRAQEVYAAWEKSAADAKQAADKLEGHKSRHAQLERERADLVRARLTYDTLREQIRLLGDSLFDDDTCTLFPVLTALRWEAQVQAGLDKLIPAEIAREKRARQTLKTAQWNIEQCLKFLREALQKCIDIGVPQNKKHHLRLFSGGTLTVTRQIIPFLMNTKTCAGDFFAKMAQSRLRQPMVHRPPTFELIDLSSLPGRAKSKPVDEKDLYTSLETSYVQCQQCRMFVVHEIRTSFAREKEMRLRQTEIGAQIERANEDVRAAQHTVLMGLDAGTIQSANAELERIYGAKLAQLASSDAKAVDEPTDEEIAVAMQASTVKESSHPTHLQELIGKDALVAELFGEEEVEPAPFEPAPSSTIPPYASSDAGSSKTKAVSSHVPVIGMSMELYHATSARLRTLLADVDAQTRVEEEEEDLPWHHVTLFAARPVSSRLKSGGQWVWYESTEGGHGATSWGRMQAMLTNATRRGDGARNSESDIVQENAQDGAPVPWWQERRFPFLFPPPQFPLNLPPPVRLASIPWLQRWRWRWHDLSQLGAQMEQDKFDTETFPELDWDAKVRCSPDLHPEEEAFIAKRRHLMSSEGDNSLAKFLQLPEDTYVHPDDVPLIAIGGSGGGYRAMYSYAGFIKEAENTGLWQCTTWASGVSGSCWTLAAYYTIASCSTDVLIAHLLAMAHEQAHPMSVQAMDRIARSRCGVYYLLGPLLRKSQNRSISCRIMDFYATLVLSYQFLPRPLSLFGTDFSYNGPQPQRAATLDASAPPGVDYEPSEGLSRKSFQWSKVWERASLNDAKAPLPILTGVRRVWRPRPKKPRGDPSVPAGSAPPEPHPAAVSNETTQPEAYEHQTPVGGGYDWYEISPLELGSRNVGAWIPTWSYGRRFENGESTQRQPEIMLSMVVGQCTGAPAGPMTAYISTMLASIPQGTVMSSMLSWVNEFVKMKRWEKRWGNPIRAADEPNPFYGHGMDDRVVPIPPEAQEPLMKEGPSPAEIPALRRPTSVVDEPYVDNRLTAAGEIPVEQTGEKTPKPAPALFMPRDATNQMLADPVTAPVPATLAQPAPEKGVDGGVPDVSEQFVDAPDPANDSYMNAFFSKLPQVQMPHMPKLPDITIENPLRLQRRRSDASITSSMSDFDPETFMAPMQPPHVAGGAESSDESPARHAWSWEHSKRLRLMDSGLSNNLPNHVLARDERHADVIISFDSSSDVKTGAAVERLHEFAGDCGLEIKMHSSTQADLEAANKATADNEAHEEAVANGHSPSPDVSTAVQEEAERIRAEYEPKSAQRFDGWRMRNGGTDGRDPDVHMIYCPLFPNAVQPGFDPTTAHYSTSYNLIWTADQVRALLRTAMANVEEGSYGIQVIRAAVRDAYESRRAARLAREACT; encoded by the exons ATGCACCCTGGGCGGAGCGTGCCAAGCATCCGTGCAGCGTCCGCGGCTGCGGACCCCTCGAgcgtgcttgcgcgcgaggatGGATGGAATGCGCCGCCACATGTTGTAGAGCGGCTCAAAGAGGAGGGGAAAGAG TACGCGCGCATGTTTG TGGCGTTGGCGGATCTTGGAAATGTccccgagcgccaggaATGGACGAAGCGCGAGCTATGGGGCGAGTCCGGAAGGATACAGAGCTCGACTGctgtgcagcgccgcacccAGCAGGCcga ggAACAAAAGAAGAAAGCGTGGACGCGCatgcggcggtcgccgctcacgcgccttgcgcccCGCGGATCcgggcgctcgcggcgtgcgcaggaggTGTATGCGGCTTGGGAAAAATCGGCGGCTGACGCCAAGCAGGCGGCCGACAAGCTGGAAGGGCACAAATCACGCcacgcgcagctcgagcgtgagcgcgccgacctcgtccgcgcgcgcctcacGTATGACACACTCCGTGAGCAAATTCGCTTGCTGGGCGACTCTCTTTTTGACGACGATACATGCACGCTCTTTCCCGTGCTaacggcgctgcgctgggAAGCGCAGGTCCAGGCGGGTCTCGACAAGCTCATTCCAGCGGAGATTGCGCGTgagaagcgcgcgcgccagacGCTCAAGACGGCCCAGTGGAACATTGAGCAGTGCCTCAAgttcctgcgcgaggcgctccaaAAGTGCATCGACATTGGCGTGCCACAAAACAAGAAGCACcacctgcgcctcttttcgGGGGGAACGCTGACCGTGACCCGCCAAATCATTCCTTTTCTCATGAATACCAAGACATGCGCGGGCGACTTTTTCGCCAAGATGGCGCAGTCGCGTCTGCGGCAGCCCATGGTGCACCGTCCGCCGACGTTTGAGCTGATCGATCTGTCGTCGCTACCAGGCCGCGCCAAGTCCAAACCTGTGGACGAAAAAGACCTCTATACCAGTCTCGAGACATCCTATGTCCAGTGCCAGCAGTGCCGCATGTTTGTCGTGCACGAAATCCGCACGTCGTTTGCGCGCGAAAAAGAgatgcgcttgcgccaGACCGAGATCGGCGCGCAGATCGAGCGGGCGAacgaggacgtgcgcgccgcgcagcacacGGTGCTCAtgggcctcgacgcgggcACGATCCAGTCGGCGaatgccgagctcgagcgcatctaTGGCGcgaagctcgcgcagctggcCTCCTCCGATGCGAAGGCCGTGGACGAGCCCACGGACGAGGAAATTGCCGTGGCCATGCAGGCCTCTACCGTAAAAGAATCATCGCACCCTACCCACCTGCAAGAGCTCATCGGAAaagacgcgctcgtcgccgagctctttggcgaggaggaggtgGAGCCCGCGCCGTTTGAGCCGGCGCCTTCGTCGACGATCCCCCCCTATGCAtcgagcgacgcaggcAGTTCCAAGACCAAGGCGGTTAGCTCACACGTCCCGGTTATTGGCATGTCTATGGAGCTCTACCACGCAACCAGCGCGCGTCTGCGtacgctcctcgccgacgtcgacgcacAGACGCGTGtggaggaagaggaggaggactTGCCTTGGCATCATG TTACTCTTTTTGCTGCGCGCCCCGTGTCTTCGCGCCTGAAGTCGGGTGGCCAGTGGGTCTGGTACGAGTCAACAGAAGGCGGCCACGGCGCGACTTCGTGGGGCCGGATGCAAGCCATGCTCACGAATGCGACGCGTCGTGGCGACGGAGCACGCAATAGTGAGTCGGATATTGTGCAGGAGAATGCTCAAGATGGGGCGCCGGTTCCGTGGTGGCAAGAGCGGCGCTTTCCGTTCCTCTtcccgccgccgcagtTTCCGCTGAATCTTCCTCCGCCTGTCCGCCTCGCCTCCATCCCGTGGCTGCAGCGTTGGCGCTGGCGTTGGCACGATCTGTCGCAACTCGGTGCGCAGATGGAGCAGGATAAGTTCGACACAGAGACCTTTCCCGAGCTGGACTGGGACGCCAAAGTCCG CTGTTCGCCCGATTTGCACCCGGAAGAAGAGGCATTCAtcgccaagcgccgccaccTCATGTCCTCCGAAGGCGACAATTCGCTCGCCAAGTTTTTGCAGCTGCCAGAAGACACGTACGTCCACCCCGACGACGTACCGCTCATTGCCATtggcggctcgggcggcggctaCCGCGCAATGTATTCCTACGCCGGCTTTATCAAAGAGGCGGAAAACACGGGCTTGTGGCAGTGCACGACGTGGGCGTCGGGCGTGAGTGGCAGCTGCTGGACCCTCGCGGCCTACTACACGATCGCATCCTGCTCGACCGATGTGCTCATTGCCCATCTGCTTGCAAtggcgcacgagcaggcACACCCCATGAGCGTGCAGGCCATGGACCGTATCgcccgctcgcgctgcggtGTCTATTACCTGCTCGGcccgctgctgcgcaagtcGCAGAACCGCAGCATTTCGTGCCGCATCATGGACTTTTACGCAACCCTGGTCCTCTCGTACCAGTTCCTTCCCCGGCCTCTCTCGCTTTTTGGGACCGACTTTTCCTACAACGGCCCCCAgccccagcgcgccgcgacactcgacgcaagcgcgccgcccggcgtcgactacgagccgagcgagggACTCAGCCGAAAGTCCTTCCAGTGGTCCAAGGTGTGGGAGCGTGCGTCGCTGAacgacgccaaggcgcccCTCCCGATCCTAaccggcgtgcgccgcgtatGGCGCCCACGCCCAAAGAAGCCCAGGGGCGATCCCTCGGTGCCggccggcagcgcgccgccggagcCGCATCCGGCTGCTGTCTCCAACGAAACGACGCAGCCAGAGGCGTACGAGCATCAGACGCCGGTCGGTGGCGGATACGACTGGTACGAGATCTCGCCCCTGGAGCTTGGCTCGCGTAATGTCGGCGCGTGGATTCCTACGTGGAGCTACGGCCGCCGCTTTGAGAATGGCGAGtcgacgcagcgccagccAGAGATTATGCTATCGATGGTCGTGGGCCAGTGCACGGGTGCGCCTGCGGGGCCCATGACCGCATACATCTCGACGATGCTTGCCTCGATTCCCCAAGGCACGGTCATGTCGTCCATGCTTAGCTGGGTTAACGAGTTTGTCAAGATGAAGCGCTGGGAGAAGCGCTGGGGCAACCCGATTCGCGCGGCCGATGAGCCGAACCCCTTCTATGGCCACGGCATGGACGACCGCGTGGTGCCCATTCCGCCCGAAGCGCAGGAGCCGCTCATGAAAGAGgggccgtcgccggccgaAATCCCGGCgttgcgccgcccgacgagcGTGGTGGACGAGCCGTATGTCGACAACCGCCTGACGGCTGCGGGCGAGATCCCCGTCGAGCAGACGGGCGAAAAGACGCCCaagcctgcgcctgcgctctTCATGCCAAGGGACGCTACGAACCAAATGCTTGCGGATCCCGTCACAGCGCCTGTGcctgcgacgctcgcgcagccTGCGCCCGAAAAAGGAGTCGATGGCGGCGTTCCTGACGTATCCGAGCAGTTTGTTGATGCGCCCGATCCCGCCAACGACTCGTACATGAACGCATTCTTCTCCAAGCTCCCTCAAGTGCAGATGCCACACATGCCCAAGCTGCCCGACATTACGATTGAGAATCCGTTGCGTCtgcagcgtcggcgcagcgaTGCCTCGATCACCTCGTCCATGTCCGACTTTGACCCCGAGACGTTCATGGCGCCAATGCAGCCACCGCACGTCGCTggcggcgccgagtcgaGTGATGAGTCTCctgcgcgccacgcgtgGTCGTGGGAGCACTCgaagcgcctgcgcctgatGGACAGTGGCCTGTCGAACAACCTGCCGAACCATGTCCTTGCGCGCGATGAGCGCCACGCCGACGTCATCATCTCGTTCGACTCTTCGTCGGACGTCAAGACTGgtgcggcggtcgagcgcctgcacgagTTTGCGGGCGACTGTGGGCTCGAGATCAAGATGCACTCCTCGACGCAAGCTGATCTCGAAGCCGCGAACAAGGCGACCGCCGACAACGAAGCACACGAGGAGGCCGTGGCGAATGGCCactcgccctcgcccgATGTCTCGACGGCCGTGCAAGAAGAAGCGGAGCGGATCCGTGCCGAGTACGAGCCAAAGAGCGCGCAGCGCTTCGATGGATGGCGCATGCGTAACGGAGGCACCGACGGGCGCGACCCCGACGTCCACATGATCTACTGCCCCCTCTTCCCGAATGCCGTGCAGCCCGGGTTTGAtccgacgacggcgcatTACAGCACGTCGTATAATTTGATCTGGACGGCGGACCAAGTGCGTGCACTTCTGCGTACGGCTATGGCCAACGTGGAAGAGGGAAGCTATGGAATCCAAGTCATCCGCGCCGCAGtccgcgacgcgtacgagagccgccgcgcggcgcgcctcgcgagGGAAGCCTGTACATAG
- the SPT3 gene encoding Transcription initiation protein spt3 (COG:K; EggNog:ENOG503NXIN), translating to MEGDAGESNARASAADAIDGGTGYRYQQEIAQMMFVSTEIENPDPQVTRLIEDIVRNQVVEMIIQSRLLALRRASKHLTPEDLIFLIRYDRAKVNRLRTYLSWKDVRKNAKDSGGDGPGGASGGADAGEGLEDTADDGPLRVNKRKMKLPWELSAMFFEYPRVSLPGNAEDVEEEDEDTIETNEDSLRRLKAADETTRRMTREEYVFYSECRQASFTFRKAKRFREFINAGFYLDVKPSDDTIDILGFLAFEVVHELCTSAVRIKREWEERARNVQARGERPFESKDAADDAPEDTEAACTLFSLPPRAEPPLEAWHIREAFAQLQRDRRLLETGRRTAGPTGGLRRTQVFVI from the exons ATGGaaggcgacgccggcgaATCCaatgcgcgcgcgtccgccgccgatgcgATCGACGGCGGCACTGGCTACCGATACCAGCAAGAGATTGCGCAGATG ATGTTTGTCTCGACGGAAATCGAGAACCCCGACCCACAGGTCACCCGGCTGATTGAGGATATCGTGCGCAACCAGGTTGTGGAAATG ATCATTCAATCGCGTCTGTTGGCACTGCGCCGTGCATCGAAGCACCTCACACCCGAGGACCTCATCTTTCTCATCCGCTACGACCGTGCCAAGGTGAATAGGCTGCGCACCTATCTCAGCTGGAAGGATGTGCGCAAGAACGCCAAAGacagcggcggcgacggccccggcggcgcgtcagGCGGTGCGGACGCCGGCGAAGGCCTCGAGGACACCGCAGACGACGGACCGCTGCGGGTCAACAAGCGCAAGATGAAGCTGCCGTGGGAACTCTCGGCAATGTTCTTCGAATACCCCCGGGTCTCTCTGCCGGGTAATGCAGAGGACGTGGAagaagaggacgaggacaCGATTGAGACGAACGAGGATagtctgcgccgcctcaaGGCGGCCGATGaaacgacgcgccgcatgACGCGCGAAGAGTACGTCTTTTACTCCGAGTGCCGGCAGGCGTCCTTTACCTTTCGCAAAGCAAAACGGTTCCGCGAGTTTATCAACGCGGGCTTCTACTTGGACGTCAAGCCGAGTGACGACACAATTGATATCCTCGGTTTCCTGGCCTTTGAGGTGGTGCACGAGCTCTGCACCTCAGCTGTGCGCATCAAGCGCGAATGGGAGGAGCGCGCACGCAATGTACAGGcccgcggcgagcggccaTTCGAAAGCAAGGACGCAGCAGACGACGCGCCAGAAGATaccgaggcggcgtgcacgctcTTTAGCCTACCGCCCAgggccgagccgccgctcgaggcaTGGCACATTCGCGAGGCatttgcgcagctgcagcgcgaccgccgcctgctcgagacggGGCGGAGAACGGCGGGGCCTACGGGTggtctgcgccgcacgcaagTCTTTGTTATTTAG
- a CDS encoding uncharacterized protein (COG:S; EggNog:ENOG503P4R0), with product MEVSKHHASIFAIVRKREPDLPPSFSVTDTGSTHGTFVYRPKKESPKPMHPNSLARIPNDAFVRLSPAKHASRPFTLQHLDVIRFGVQSNAFEVHMHGTAWGSCPACQLSPDGANEISLAPLAGERNKPCGVQKNAPPAKSAKQKAEFDTKRHLKALKEVYLKPLPLSDESKSISAVGGPAYRDRASLRRERYPGLPDVKRDVPRPDMPPPAAPPKALDASNVGYQLLAKMADGADHIPTQAPITPAVSHQHTKR from the exons ATGGAGGTGAGCAAGCACCATGCGAGCATTTTTGCCATTGTGCGGAAGCGGGAGCCGGATCTCCCGCCGTCGTTCTCGGTGACCGATACAGGGTCGACGCATGGAACGTTTGTCTACCGCCCGAAAAAAGAGTCGCCGAAACCTATGCATCCGAATAGCCTCGCCAGGATTCCAAACGACGCGTTTGTGCGCCTGTCGCCTGCCAAGCACGCGAGCCGGCCGTTTACCTTGCAGCACCTCGATGTGATCCGGTTCGGCGTACAGAGCAATGCGTTTGAAGTGCACATGCACGGCACAGCGTGGGGAAGCTGCCCCGCATGCCAGCTCTCGCCGGATGGTGCGAATGAAATTTCGCTCGCACCGCTGGCCGGCGAACGAAACAAGCCTTGCGGGGTGCAGAAAAATGCGCCACCCGCCAAGAGTGCCAAGCAAAAGGCGGAATTCGATACCAAGCGGCACCTCAAAGCCCTCAAGGAGGTCTACCTCAAGCCGCTCCCCCTCTCGGACGAGTCCAAGAGCATTTCGGCGGTGGGCGGCCCTGCGTACCGCGaccgcgcctcgctgcgccgcgaacGGTACCCCGGCCTGCCCGACGtgaagcgcgacgtgccccGCCCGGATATGCCGCCTCCTGCCGCTCCACCCAAGGCGCTGGACGCCTCCAATGTCGGCTACCAGCTGCTGGCCAAGATGGCCGACGGTGCGGACCATATTCCCACGCAAGCCCCTATTACGCCCGCCGTGAGCCATCAGC ATACAAAGCGCTAG